GTTGTAGCACTCTTTGTTGATTTTGAGGCGCAGCTTGTACTTGCGCGGTTAGTGTTTGAGCACGATTTTGATTCTGAACAAAAGTTTGTTTACACCTTTTACTGTGAGCGTATCGACTTCCGTTGTTGTTAAACCGTCTATCGCAGGTTGGACAGGCATAAGGTCTTTGACCAGTGTGAATGAAGACGTGTTCTTTCAGCGACTTCAGACGACGGAAGTTTTTCGGACAGTACTTACAATGATATTTAGCCTCACCTGTATGCGAAGTCAAATGATTAGCAAGCGTATCGGCTCTAGCAAATGCTCGTGAACAATATTGACAAACATACGGTCGTTCTTGCGTATGCGTTCTCATGTGCATTTTCAAATAAGCGTTAGTTGTGAACGGTCGCGAACAAACTTCGCAAACGTATGGTTTTATACCATTATGTGCTCGAAGGTGTGCAATCAACGTCGTCGATTGCGTAAAACTTTTCGAGCAAATTTCGCAAAGGAATCTTTTCGAGCTGTCcgtttctttattcttcttgAAAGTTCGGTCATGCTTTGACAAGTGATTTGTCAACTGTTCTTCTTTAATGAAACGCTTTGTGCATCGTGTGCACTTATATGGCTTAATCATGTTATGTTTAGCTACGTGTATCTTTAAATGTTCCcttctataaaatttttttggaCATATATCACACAGATACTTTTTTCCTTCGTGGACTTGAATATGTCGTAAAAGCCCTTTTCTCGATGTATATTGCTTGTTACATTCCGTGCACTCTAAACCTACGATATCAGTCCTTCTCTTTCTACCAATCTTTTCACCTGGTTTTTTCTCCTCGGGTCGCGGTTCGATATCTCTCAGGTCTTCTTCCGTAAGAATGCCTTCGGTAACATGTTTTGATCTATGTTCTCGCAGAATCTCATTGTTCTCAAACGTGTCTCCGCAGATATTGCACTTTCTCACTTGATCGGGGTTCTTCTCCGAACACTTATCATAATGGGCTTTTAGTTTGTCTTTGCGGTAAAACTTAACATTACAAATATCGCATTCGAAATTCGGTTCTTCGTGCAACAATTGATGACGGAGCAATGATTTTTTCGTGCTGTATCGTTTTTTACACTTTGGGCACTCGTGATTATCCATTGGCCAATCCAAACCACTTTCGAAATCCGAATCATAATCGTCGTCTCTGTTCTCCTTGTGGTACATCTCCTCGTTAGGATAGTCTCTTTGCCAATCTTTCTTATCCGTCGATTGCTTTTGCTTTTCCGACTTGACTACTCGTTGTTGCTCGTCTTTTACATGTTGCTCCATATGTTTTGTTAACAATTGCTTTGAACTGCATCTTTTATTGCAGCTCGCACATTCCAATTCTTTCTTATGATTATGTCTCTTATGCGAGGATATTTCTCGCTTATTCCGACTATAATTATTATCTGTAACATTAGCGCGGTTAATTCTATCGATATTCTCCTCTTCCTCGTCGAAATCTTCCAAACCATCCTcggttttaattttatcgataattcTTTGTGCAGCTCTCGCAGCAACTCTTTTAATACGTTTATTAGGGTCATATTCTTGCCCATGAAGAAAAGTTTTATGATTAGTAGCTATAAGATGATTGCGTAAAGTAAGTTCGTTACcaaatgttttattacattGTGTGCACTTGTAAGTTTTTACACGTTCATGTTGCTGTTCCGTGTGTTTTTGCAACATTTCTTTCATTGCAAATCGTTGGCAACACACCTTGCAACTATAGTCAATCTCCGAATGACGATGGGTCTCCATGTTTCTAaacaataaaatgtttcatcaGAATGATAGACACGTGCAAAACAATTCTcgtataataacataatatacatTGCAACATCTTTACTTCTTACCTACctatcatttttcttcgataaattattttctgtcTCCAGCAATCCTGATATTGATTTGTTTTCCATCCTGTGATTCCTGTCTATGCTATCTTTATCTTCTGTCTCGTAATCACACGTTTCCTTATTAATTGGATACTCTGTATCCATCTCAAGTTCTTGTTCAGTTAGAACACCTTCAACTACATGCTTCGCGCGATggtttcttaatttttccaGTGAATCAAATTCTTCTTCGCATATGCTGCAACTGAGAACAACATGCGAAATCGCATGTTTTTGTAAGCCacgttttgtataaaatttctctGCGCACTTGTCGCATGCAAACGTTTGTGTACGGACATTGCGATTCTCCTGTTCctcttttttaatcaaattaccCACTTGTCTTTTATCGTCGTAGTCATTGTAGTCGTCAttgtcgtcatcgtcgtcgtcgtcgtggtTGCCATCATCAttgttgttattgttgttatttcctcctcctccttcgccaccgccaccaccaccaccaccatcaccGCCACCGTTATTGCCTCTTTTCGTCTCGttccctctttcttcctctctatGCTCTTCTAGACCCACCTCTTTTTGTTTGACTTTTTTCCGATACTCGTTATCCAAATTCCGACGTGCGTCTTTATAATGATCAAGATCTAGGCTATGTTCGTCTTCGTGGAATGATATTTCTAAGGGCATTGATTCTTCCTTGCCctcttctttctccctttcatGTTTTTTCAAATGTTTACTAAACGaggttatatatatgtattgctTGCCACAATACGGGCACTTGTTTGATCTCTTACCCGAAGGAGGAGACTTTGTAACATTATAAACGTTCTTTTGTGGTGTATCCGGTGTTTTTTTCAGAGACAATACCTTTCGAACTTCTTCGTGAGAATGCATATGCTCCTTCAAAACATTCTTCGACAAAAACTCTTTGTCGCACAGATAacatagaaaaattttttccGATTGATCAGAGGACTGACCTTTTTTCAGTCTCGAgcttaaattcaaattttcaaaatagttTTCCTCATCGGAATCTCGTCTCGTTTCAAAATTTCGCCGAACTAATTTACGTTTGCTTCTCCTCGTTTCATTTTGACACTGAGAATCTGCATCTGGCTGAACAACCGTATTCGTAATatccgatttttcttcttcttcatcttcctcCTCATCTTCTTGTTTTGTCGTTGCATCAGCTGCTTTTACCAATAGATCTACGTACTCGGTGCAATCCTCCCGCTGAAACGATTCTCCGGAGGGATGTTGATGTTGATGTTGATGTTGTTGATGATGATgatgctgttgttgctgctcCTGCTCATTCGTGCTAGATAATATACATTCTTGCTGTAATATATAATCGTGTTCTaccgttgaaatattttcaaggcAATCGTTATCCCCGTTTTCGTGTTTTAACATTTCTTCGTTAATGGGAGCATCTATGATTACTTTAATGTCCTCTTCTTCATGACTCAGGCACTCTCCCGATGTCTGCTCTGTAGCGATAGTTTGATCGATTACCTCCTCCATTACCGCGTTCGAGTCCTGTTCTGGGAAACGCGAAAGACTCGTTAATAACGGCgttcgattaaataaatactgCCGGCCATGCGAATTCACTTTACCGCAAGAGGAAGACGCAAAAAGAAAGGATTATAAGAGAAAAAACAGAGAATCACGAACACACGTGTTGACAAGTCGAGAGTAGCATCGCAGCCTACTTTAGATGCAAGCCAtggtgaaaataaatttggcAACAATGTTTATAACTCTTGCCTCGGTGTAAACATAACCTAGTCAATATGGCCTCCAAAAGTTTCGCGCGAGTTATGAAATGTTGTTGTGATAAATGACACTAAATACTAATACAACGAGACAATTATAGTTCAATACAATAGAATGTATAACAGTGTATACCTATAagagtatatatatgtatacatagcgcagattttttctatatttataatcaataTATACATGTGTAACGCAGTTAGTTGAATCTAAagtcaaaattttcaattatttattttgtatcctttattttattgtttacaGTAGTAAAATACAGTAGtgttatatagatttttatcATAGGATCTAATAAATGAACAGTGCCATGGCATCACTGTGTTCTcagttttaagaaaaattgacaTTACTTTAAGATCAAATAATTCTCTCTTtctaaacaatataaaattacaaattcttgCATCAGTAATGGTAACGTATCATAGCATTTATCCTGAAGTGCGAAAATATAGcatatcttttttttacttagatactaatatgaaaatttccaTTCTCATCTTTATTTACAACAATTATAATACtgttttagaaataattttttctgcAGTATTTTCTGACAATTTCTCTTGCCACTGATTTTCACATATATGAATGCACTTAACCTCTTTCGCTTAACGTTAGTCATCTCGTCTTCTTTATACCTTTACCTTTGTTAACATGTGATTCATTTTGTCCATTTTTAGAAACTTTAATTGTATTCAAAGATGATTTTAACTTGTTTCATACTCATGTCGTGTTTAAAACTACTGTAAATACTTGAAATACAAGTACTTACATGTATGTATCATACATCAAACTCTTCCATGatttatatatcataatatttagtacacaatatattatgatatttatacattagttaaatatacaataattatcaCAAGGATCAGGGGTATGTCTTGaatcaatttcaataaaaaaacgTTAATCACAATCCGTTCaagcacatatatatatatgtatgtacatacgtattgCACTTCAATTGCAATATTAAAGTAAAAGATTTAATGCTTGTAAAAACATTGTTGCCGCATCGTTCACCGTGGATTATATCTAATATCTAACGTAGGCTACTGTTGCATACAAAAGAGAGGTGTACATAGAAGTAGGTATTACGCGAacgaagtgttacgttatcaTATGAACTTGACTTTATATCCataaacaataatatataaattaagcaCGCGACACTTGCAGTATTCAGTACGGAAATACAGAAATGGTAAGGAGAAAGTGAGGAAAATCTACTAACTTGCTTATTCTCTAtggtttttaataattaaacattgGATTTTCTTACCTTTCGCACTCTGAGTTTCTCGTTATCATGCAATTCGTATCGATTTCTCACATACTTGATCAATGTAAATACTAACGTGTGTTTTGCGTCTTCTGCATACAAGTATTGATGTGGTACATATGATTTCAAACTTCGCTCCTAATTTACATATCGATACCTGTAAATCTGAAGTTACGTTCATGCGATAATAGCTGCTCCGTTGGCATCGAATATGGATTTCGAGTTGTCACAACATTAAGCAATTTCAAACTTAAATTAACCTAAAACGATCTAAATGAACGATATTAATTGTtacaaatgaaatagaaagattgcaaatttttcctttagtttTTGGATAACATTTTTCCAGGTTTTGACTGTACACATTTTGACCTATTAACCGAGTCCtctattaattacaaaatatctataatcacgaaattaaaagttaatcgattatttttaacagaaataaaataacacataaaaaaattagaggactttttttacaataaagtaataaataaagaaattattacatcaGGAAGATCGACAATTAGAGAGTGACGGGTTAACTCGTCTTTCTCGGCTAACGAGCTAAACCATAGATTCTTATTCATAAGTCCCAGTTAATTCCTTGTGGCATACGAAATCTATCTATACATTTCGTCTGTAATACATTTCATCAGTTACTTTTCTCTCATAAGTAAATTCACAGACAAGATATAAAATAGTTCTATGATTCAATGCATTTAACATTGATAGTTAGTAAATCTTTGATATAAACGTCTATTTATGAAATTGCAACTAAGGTATAGAGAGAATAAGGTATTTTataatcgtaaataaaatatagaattctaCATCTGTACAATATTTGTTTACCTTTATACAGATATATATTTCACGGATGAATAAAGATTGTTTGAGATTATTCTGATTAGTTCCTTTACCATTTTGATATGTTCTGACTGCATAAATAAgtcttcattttttaaattattaatcggACAATtggtttaattaaacttttgtCTTCTTGCCTGCCTTGTTACTCACGAAACTTTAACTTTCGTGAACAgctatttactatttttaatatagaaaaatacttttattattcgaGTTTAGGTACATTATGTTGTTTGTGTTCATATCTTCCATACATAATGATAACCATtgttaataacaattacatacagcttatcgatatattttaaatcaacGATCATAATTCAATTCTTTTTAGTAGCTTTTTGAGGCATATTAAACTAGGGAGAGTGTAGAATGAATCATCGAAAGATGCGCGCGCACATAGGTACGGCTATTCGTCGTTTTCTACGCGTTGCAACTTGCAAGCTCGTGTTAGATCTTGAAGGAACATAAATGTTGACAGATATTTCAAAGTTACCACGAAAATCATCATCTTGCATAACTTACATTATAAagcgaatatttttttatcttcttgaATGCACGACATATCGAATCACTTAGGAAGAATCGCGAatctcttttatatattttcggtGAGTTCtctataaatagaaagattttcgAGAAAGTTAGTGGTGAgattaaattttgatattagtatgtgtgtgtatatactTAACGTTTAATGTCAGATATATCTATGATTTTGACAAATATTCTAAAAGTGTTTCAAAATGCATTGTGCCTGTGTTACGAAAGTATTATTAAGATTAATTCTTCTTACGTATCAAACGTGTATACATTATACGTGTATGAACCGAGTGCCaagatatgtatatgtataaatgacATCAGATCCTAGATCATCTATGTGTGTCTctcatatattaaatattggtTTCCCTTAGTGAAGTAAAAAATaggtaaacaaataaatattttttgattatGCATATGATATAGCAATGTGTAACATGTGCAGCGTGTCGCGCTAGAAGAGGTccagtaaaaaaaaaacaaactaAAATCAATGagagagggggagagagagagagagagagagagagagagagagagagagagagagagagagagagagagagagagagtatgCTTGGTATAAAAGCCAGCAGAGAAGGATTCTGTTTAAAGATCCTTCAGCAGGAGGGAAACTATTTTTAGCTTATATATGGTGCACCTTGATGGATTGTAGTTTTTGTGACTTTGTGTCTATCTCTACtaagtataattttttttgGTACTCTCTTAAAAtagattatttctatttttagaaAGACTATGGAGAATGAACAACGACATTATGAATTACGAAGTGGAAGTAGATCACGTTCTAGAACTCCTTTGGTGCAAACTTGTACCATGATTGAACCAGAAACTTTAGAACATCATTATCATTTAAGAAGTTTAAGTCAGGAGAGATCTCATACTCCTGGAGAAGTTGCAAATACTAAAAGATCTGGTCCTAGAATATtgtatgtattaaaaatatatggcTGGGAGACTACAAATTTAGACATGGTTTACGCATAATCTCAACTataatttaaacattattatagATCCGGTAGTAGCAGTAAAACAAATGATCAAAATGTAGAGGCTATagtggaaagaaaaaaagaaattctcaCTGTTGAAACAACATTGGGGGATAAAAATAAGCGAATTGAAAATCCTTCTGTCTATATAAAAAGAGGAGAACGTCGATCTGAACGGCAAAAGGCAAAGAAACAGATATTTGCAAATGGTCAAACTGATAACAAGGAAGATTCATTTGAACATAAAAGCGGAGAAAGCCAAAAAAACATCTTTCCACATAGAACTATTACTAGTGATTATTCTTCAGAGGAAACAGAACAAGAAGAAATGTCTGATAGATCATGTTCTGCGCATGAAATCTATAAGCAAGCTGGTGATTGGTGGAAGTATGTATTTGTGAAATCAAGGTCATGATGTTATATTATTGTGTATTTATACACGttcgtagaaatttaattaattaatttcttatataagttataatttcgtataaataaGTTGGCTGAATTTCACTTTGGAGGACATAAACTTATTGGctcctttttttatatattatggtAGCTTTCAACGCGTAAGAtccaaaaatacaaatattaattttggaaTCTAATGATTCAAAATATATCCGTATGTAAAGTTGAGCGTTTTTAGCATATTTTATACCTTATTTTAACGCCATGTTGGTTCCTGTTCGTAATTTGTCCAATGAGTGGAGTCGCTGGCTGTACACAAATGCACGTGAGTTGTGGCCATTTTGTGGCGGGATTTTGAATTGTGAGTATTTGACTAGGGTTTGGTTATACTTTACCCTTTAACCGCCGTGAAGCGAAATTCAGTTCAATGCTCATATGTGTGGACCAATCAGATGATAGATAGAAgcaatatggcgtcatactaACCTGTAAAATACGCTAAGAATGCTAAATTTTACATACGCATAACTTTTGAATTGGATTCTTAAAATTAAGACTTGCATTTTTTGATTCTATGCCTCAAAAACTATgaaatgacaaaaaaaaaattcaataattctaTGTCCCCTAAAGTGAAGTTAAAGCCAAGCGGCTGTTACgaacgattaattttatttttatattatattatatgaaaccattttacattaattattaatgtctGTTAGTGTATTTCCTAAAACGGACTACACCTATTCTGAAAGATCTACGTGTCGTTATGAAATAGCGCCAGGTATACTAGCCATGCCTAATATGTCACGGCGATCCATCCATTCAAATACGCAGGATTCTAATCGATCCTTGCAAGTTCCATCTGAGAATGATGTATATGAAAGAACAAATATcggaaaagagagaggaacAAAAGCAGAAGATTCTATAGTAAGTACAACAATTTGAttgcaatattatattatacatgctGAATTGCAAATAATACATGATTAAATACCGAACGGATGTTTACGTTAGAATATCAATAACGAGTAAAGAATGACTTAGAATTTTTAGTtgtatatgataaaaatatgttgTACATATATGTGACTCACAATACGATTGAGGAAGGAGATAAATATGTGTAAGTAGTTAATGAATCAGACTTGTACGAGAATTATCATGGGATCATAATATCGTTAGGATTAATGCAAAATATTTCAGTAAACTACAAATATAtccttatttatttacttattggTATTCATTTATTGGAAtcctacatacatacatataatttgtatCTTATTCGTTACTATCTTTTATAGCTTGTTAATGAATATTATGGAGCACATATATCAAGTACGGATATGTCTAAAGCTCAATATACAAAGACACATATAGAACAGTACCGTTGTCACAGGGAAGTAATTTATGCAGAACCTACTAGTTCAACGAATTCACAATCAAGGTTTGTTATGTGTTTCAAATCCTCATGTGCAGTAAATGTATGAAAATCATTCTTAAAGTTATATCAAACCATTCAAAAAACAATATGTTTATTTCTTAGGCAATCATTGAGCTCTGATTTACCATTAAAACGTATTGATTctcgaaaatgtagaattacatctgCTGTTGATTCAGATACTGAATTAGAAGAAAcagtttcaaataaatatagccAAAGAAGCAAAATAACACATAAATTTACGAGTTTTATACTGGTTATTGCTTTATGGTTTAGCAAATTTCTTGAATTTCTAAAGCTCAAGCCAGTCAGAAGAAGAGAATATTATGCCACTTACGAATATCAAAGATAtggtatttttcaattatttaacatGTCTATAAATGCAATCTTCTCATAATCTcttcatatttttttgtaatgtaacataaaatgaataatttattaacacatattaattttatgtaatttcagAATCTAGATGGTCCAAGATTTGGAAATATATTGACAGTCCTTTGCagtatatttatctttttatggTCAGGGTGTTTTTCTTTGACTCGTGGTTGTTGAGTCGTGTATCTAGTATTAGGAGATGGATGCATCAGAAAAGCCCAATACTGTTTTGGATTGCTTTATTGCCACTGTTTCTTCTTACTGGTAAATTTTATAACCACTAAGTCACTGTAAACGGTTCGTCAATTAAGAAATCCGTGACTTCATAtcgatattcttttatttttctttttttttctttcctttttattatctGCCATTTTCACCCACAAGATCGAGTTTTTGCCTTGGCATCTTCGGGAAGACCGGTGAAACCTATCCTggcgtttctttttctttttgtttcaggAACTTACATCGTGCAAAAACAGTCCTTTATCTGTCTGGATTCTCTGCACAATATTCCCTATGATGTCACTGAGACGACCTATCGCATCTTTAACGATATTATCAGTTTAACGTCTTTTCAAAccgatttatttattgaatatataaaaacgattaaaaatttgtcagTACATTTTCTGCCCGGTGTGAACGTGTCTTTACCCGAGATGCCTTAGCATTGGTTAGAATTTGatcttttcttcaaaattttttaatttaccgtctatataatttgttttatttgtagTTTATAGTGACGTGGGATTTGGTTGAActtactttatattatattcatatatatatatatacatacatacatatataaatttatgtatgtgtgtatatatgtttGCCTTGTGATGCGTAACTGACCTcccgtaatttttaaataaaaagtgatAGATTGTATTTGATACCGAAAGGTATTATCATGTTATgttttcgatatattttatgcattattatttattactagtcattatatatttttatcatgcATATAAATGACTTAAATAACAATAGTTACCAAAAATTTATCCTTATATATGCCCGGTGCTGTGGTATCTGTAAAAGCACGTTCATATGCAGTTCAACGCGTTCGGAGAAATTGATGTTCGTAAACATCGTAATGTTATCaacgtaaaacaaaaaaaactGTAATCAATGAAATcaaatgattaaatttaaCTATGGGAGAAGGATAGAGGGAGTAGGATTACTTCACTGGCGATGTAGAATTGGAGTATTCGTGCTTCACAAGGAATATGGATGTAATCTCTATATCTTGATATCATCGGAATGGTGAGTCCCTTCGTCTATCCTTCTCTCGGTATTTGTATCAAGTTACAAGATTAGCAAAACTTGAagaagattatatttttatatttcaggtTGCTGGTGTTTACCACATCTTTCAGCTCTGTTCCCTCAAACCAAAGTTATTACGCGAGAATTCGGAACTGGACAGGAGTTAATTGCGAGtgaaaaacaattatttttaaagggGGAAGTGTTTGgaaaagaagataattttGAATCGATCACCGAAAAATTACACAGTAGAATCAACAACTTGGAGGATCAAACTATCAAACAATCTGTAAGGCTCTTTGTTGACATTTAATTACACAATATGAAAAGTTTATTAGTTTTTTTTAACGGATTAGCTACTagtcatatatttaatatacacaGGACCGCCTTTTCAATATAACTCAAGCGCTGGAGCGGCTTAAAGAAAGAGGATATATCTGGCCAAAATATGATGTAAGTTTAAACAATTTGTTCATAATACTTTTCGATGTAATATTATCTGAACTTGACattgtattttgtttctttcagaatgaaatattattgttgGAGGAGAGActgaaagaatataaattagctGATATCTATTCTCAAGAAATTGATGCTATTAAGTCGCAATTGAAGaaactgaaagaattttattcggAGTTAAAATTGTGTTGTAGCACACGTACAAGTCATATTACTAGCGAAGATTTAGAAAAACGTATCGAAATGGTCTTAATTGATCATTTCGGTACCTTGATGT
Above is a genomic segment from Bombus fervidus isolate BK054 chromosome 4, iyBomFerv1, whole genome shotgun sequence containing:
- the LOC139986087 gene encoding uncharacterized protein; translated protein: MEEVIDQTIATEQTSGECLSHEEEDIKVIIDAPINEEMLKHENGDNDCLENISTVEHDYILQQECILSSTNEQEQQQQHHHHQQHQHQHQHPSGESFQREDCTEYVDLLVKAADATTKQEDEEEDEEEEKSDITNTVVQPDADSQCQNETRRSKRKLVRRNFETRRDSDEENYFENLNLSSRLKKGQSSDQSEKIFLCYLCDKEFLSKNVLKEHMHSHEEVRKVLSLKKTPDTPQKNVYNVTKSPPSGKRSNKCPYCGKQYIYITSFSKHLKKHEREKEEGKEESMPLEISFHEDEHSLDLDHYKDARRNLDNEYRKKVKQKEVGLEEHREEERGNETKRGNNGGGDGGGGGGGGEGGGGNNNNNNNDDGNHDDDDDDDNDDYNDYDDKRQVGNLIKKEEQENRNVRTQTFACDKCAEKFYTKRGLQKHAISHVVLSCSICEEEFDSLEKLRNHRAKHVVEGVLTEQELEMDTEYPINKETCDYETEDKDSIDRNHRMENKSISGLLETENNLSKKNDRNMETHRHSEIDYSCKVCCQRFAMKEMLQKHTEQQHERVKTYKCTQCNKTFGNELTLRNHLIATNHKTFLHGQEYDPNKRIKRVAARAAQRIIDKIKTEDGLEDFDEEEENIDRINRANVTDNNYSRNKREISSHKRHNHKKELECASCNKRCSSKQLLTKHMEQHVKDEQQRVVKSEKQKQSTDKKDWQRDYPNEEMYHKENRDDDYDSDFESGLDWPMDNHECPKCKKRYSTKKSLLRHQLLHEEPNFECDICNVKFYRKDKLKAHYDKCSEKNPDQVRKCNICGDTFENNEILREHRSKHVTEGILTEEDLRDIEPRPEEKKPGEKIGRKRRTDIVGLECTECNKQYTSRKGLLRHIQVHEGKKYLCDICPKKFYRREHLKIHVAKHNMIKPYKCTRCTKRFIKEEQLTNHLSKHDRTFKKNKETDSSKRFLCEICSKSFTQSTTLIAHLRAHNGIKPYVCEVCSRPFTTNAYLKMHMRTHTQERPYVCQYCSRAFARADTLANHLTSHTGEAKYHCKYCPKNFRRLKSLKEHVFIHTGQRPYACPTCDRRFNNNGSRYAHSKRCKQTFVQNQNRAQTLTAQVQAAPQNQQRVLQQTTLEQGQIVKAQNIKTITITKPESVATQQTVMQLQEILMPLILPLTVTLTDVGEEVILPEGTKIFTTS